In the Phytoactinopolyspora mesophila genome, GCTCCATCGCCGAACAGCCAGACTCGCGAACATCGAACCGGCCCGCGGCTCCCGCAAAGAGCGCAGACTCCGTATCATCCACACTGGCAAGCTTGCAAAGAGGTGTCGGTCGCGGACGTCAGGAAACTGGTGGCTGGGTCCCTAAGCGGCCCAGCGACCCCGAGAGGAGCAGGCAGTGACGAATGGGACGAACGATGAGCTCAATTGGCTCCTCGATCGCTTCGTCGACCGCACGACCGGTGCCGCGCACGCAGTGGTGGTATCGGCCGACGGCCTTCACCTGGCCGGTTCGTCCGGCCTTCCACAGGAGCGTGGCGAACAGCTGGCGGCTGTTGTATCCGGATTGGCGAGCCTCACCGTAGGGGCGTCACTGATC is a window encoding:
- a CDS encoding roadblock/LC7 domain-containing protein yields the protein MTNGTNDELNWLLDRFVDRTTGAAHAVVVSADGLHLAGSSGLPQERGEQLAAVVSGLASLTVGASLILNAGEVQQTLVEMADGFLLVMAVASGAHLAVLAAGGCDLGQVGYEMALLVERVGAALNPAARVG